The following proteins are co-located in the Brachybacterium sacelli genome:
- the trpD gene encoding anthranilate phosphoribosyltransferase: MSENTPTWPTITARLVRGEELEPQEASWAMDEVMSGSSTAVQLAGFLVSLQAKGTTSEELAALADAMVAHARPVQAPRRAVDIVGTGGDLAQTVNISTMASMIIASTGRTVVKHGNRASTSRSGSADVLEALGVRLDLPVPAVEELVGKIGMTFLFAQVFHPSMRFAAEARKGLGIPTVMNILGPITNPARPRASAVGVADPLIAPTVAGVFAARGTSALVFRGQDGLDELTVTAPSDVWEVRGGQVREHVLDPERLLGIPRSDAEVLRGGTAEENAEVARELFRGVRDGRMGPIRDAVLLNAAAGVLAFDGIGQEASDGFHDRFAAAFAEAREALDSGRPIDLVRRWAAASQEASAAES; the protein is encoded by the coding sequence ATGAGCGAGAACACTCCGACCTGGCCCACGATCACGGCGCGTCTCGTGCGGGGCGAGGAGCTCGAGCCCCAGGAGGCCTCGTGGGCGATGGACGAGGTCATGTCCGGCAGCTCGACCGCGGTGCAGCTCGCAGGATTCCTGGTCTCGCTGCAGGCCAAGGGGACCACCAGCGAAGAGCTCGCCGCGCTGGCGGACGCGATGGTGGCTCACGCCCGCCCGGTGCAGGCTCCGCGTCGCGCGGTCGACATCGTCGGCACCGGCGGCGACCTCGCCCAGACGGTGAACATCTCGACGATGGCCTCGATGATCATCGCGTCGACGGGGCGCACGGTCGTCAAGCACGGCAACCGTGCCTCGACCTCCCGCTCGGGCTCCGCGGACGTGCTCGAGGCCCTCGGCGTCCGTCTCGACCTGCCCGTGCCCGCGGTCGAGGAGCTGGTCGGGAAGATCGGGATGACCTTCCTGTTCGCGCAGGTCTTCCACCCGTCGATGCGCTTCGCCGCCGAGGCGCGCAAAGGGCTGGGCATCCCCACCGTGATGAACATCCTGGGGCCGATCACCAATCCGGCCCGGCCGCGGGCGAGCGCCGTGGGCGTGGCGGATCCGCTCATCGCTCCCACCGTGGCGGGAGTCTTCGCCGCCCGGGGCACGAGCGCCCTGGTCTTCCGGGGCCAGGACGGGCTCGACGAGCTCACCGTGACCGCCCCGTCGGACGTGTGGGAGGTGCGAGGCGGTCAGGTGCGCGAGCACGTGCTCGACCCCGAGCGCCTGCTGGGGATCCCGCGCAGCGACGCCGAGGTGCTCCGCGGCGGCACCGCCGAGGAGAACGCCGAGGTGGCGCGCGAGCTGTTCCGAGGCGTCCGGGACGGGCGCATGGGTCCGATCCGGGACGCGGTGCTGCTGAACGCCGCGGCGGGCGTCCTCGCCTTCGACGGCATCGGGCAGGAGGCCTCCGACGGGTTCCACGACCGCTTCGCCGCTGCCTTCGCCGAGGCCCGTGAGGCACTGGACTCCGGCCGGCCGATCGATCTGGTGAGGCGCTGGGCCGCGGCCTCGCAGGAGGCCTCCGCGGCCGAGTCCTGA
- a CDS encoding Lrp/AsnC family transcriptional regulator produces the protein MITAIVSIVVESARIPEVAEAIVDLEGIEQVYSVTGDVDLIAVVRVRAHEDLAGVIADQLSKVAGVLDTSTNIAFKTYSKQDLDAAFDLGIDG, from the coding sequence ATGATCACCGCCATCGTCTCGATCGTCGTCGAGTCCGCCCGCATCCCCGAGGTCGCCGAGGCAATCGTCGATCTGGAGGGCATCGAGCAGGTCTATTCCGTCACCGGGGACGTCGACCTCATCGCCGTGGTGCGGGTGCGCGCCCACGAGGATCTGGCCGGGGTCATCGCCGATCAGCTCAGCAAGGTCGCCGGCGTGCTCGACACCTCGACCAACATCGCCTTCAAGACCTATTCCAAGCAGGATCTCGACGCGGCCTTCGACCTGGGCATCGACGGCTGA
- a CDS encoding DEDD exonuclease domain-containing protein yields the protein MSARRQLSFEDLGTPLVEATLVVVDLETTGTDPASDAITEIGAVKIRGGEVLGEFRTFVDPERPIPAYIASLTGITDASVAGAPRVATVLPMFLEFVGDAALVAHNARFDISFLSAQAARCEIGWPRPLVLDTLALARRVFRRDEVRDHKLSTLASHVGAGITPDHRALSDARATVDVLHAIIERLGPTGAATLEDLSSAHRRATPVQLRKKHLAEDVPSVPGVYRFLDAREQVLYVGTSRNLRSRVRTYFTAAETRRKVLDMLPRAESIRVIECTTPTEAAIRELRIIGSEKPPANRHGLTPQKAMWLRLGSGTEGLRAARLARAETDGSAQIGPLASRHDVEPMRGLLTDAVLGRGASFEQGAGGALPRGRPRDRIRRAMLTDPREVLDHVAGRLRAHTAAGRYEDAEKLRRLTLTFLEAARRAARLRAIAEVPLLVAARPSTDPVIGGRGWELLATRHGRFSGTALVPARADPVAVARSLAATGAGEAEHAAVMCQGYHQETEILLTWLESEGMRTVLVEGEWSQPALARFDAEHLAERFARTVPASGA from the coding sequence ATGTCCGCACGCCGTCAGCTGAGCTTCGAGGATCTCGGGACCCCGCTGGTGGAGGCCACGCTGGTGGTCGTCGATCTGGAGACCACCGGCACGGACCCCGCGAGCGACGCCATCACGGAGATCGGCGCGGTCAAGATCCGCGGTGGCGAGGTGCTCGGTGAGTTCCGCACCTTCGTCGATCCCGAGCGTCCGATCCCCGCCTACATCGCCTCGCTGACCGGTATCACGGACGCCTCGGTCGCCGGCGCCCCGCGTGTGGCGACCGTGCTGCCGATGTTCCTCGAGTTCGTGGGGGACGCCGCACTGGTCGCGCACAACGCCCGGTTCGACATCTCCTTCCTCAGCGCCCAGGCCGCCCGCTGCGAGATCGGCTGGCCGCGGCCGCTGGTGCTCGACACCCTGGCGCTCGCCCGCAGGGTCTTCCGCCGGGACGAGGTGCGCGACCACAAGCTGTCGACCCTGGCCTCGCACGTCGGAGCCGGCATCACACCGGACCACCGGGCACTCTCCGACGCCCGCGCCACGGTCGACGTGCTCCACGCGATCATCGAGCGGCTGGGGCCGACGGGTGCCGCGACCCTCGAGGACCTCTCCTCGGCCCACCGCCGGGCCACGCCGGTGCAACTGCGCAAGAAGCACCTCGCCGAGGACGTCCCGTCCGTGCCCGGCGTCTACCGGTTCCTCGATGCGCGCGAGCAGGTGCTCTACGTGGGCACCTCCCGGAACCTCCGGTCACGGGTGCGCACCTATTTCACGGCGGCCGAGACCCGGCGCAAGGTGCTGGACATGCTGCCGCGCGCGGAGTCGATCCGGGTCATCGAATGCACCACCCCCACCGAGGCCGCGATCCGCGAGCTGCGGATCATCGGCTCCGAGAAGCCGCCCGCGAACCGGCACGGACTGACGCCCCAGAAGGCGATGTGGCTGCGACTGGGCAGCGGCACCGAGGGCCTGCGAGCCGCACGGCTCGCACGCGCCGAGACCGACGGCTCCGCCCAGATCGGCCCGCTCGCCTCCCGGCACGACGTCGAGCCGATGCGCGGGCTGCTCACCGACGCCGTGCTGGGACGCGGGGCGTCCTTCGAGCAGGGCGCAGGAGGGGCCTTGCCCCGCGGGCGCCCTCGCGACCGGATCCGCCGGGCCATGCTCACCGACCCCCGCGAGGTGCTCGACCACGTCGCCGGGCGGCTGCGGGCCCATACCGCGGCCGGACGCTACGAGGACGCGGAGAAGCTGCGCCGGCTGACCCTGACCTTCCTCGAGGCCGCTCGCCGCGCCGCCCGGCTGCGGGCGATCGCGGAGGTCCCGCTGCTGGTCGCCGCGCGGCCCAGCACCGATCCGGTGATCGGCGGGCGCGGATGGGAGCTCCTGGCGACCCGGCACGGACGCTTCTCGGGCACCGCCCTGGTCCCTGCCCGGGCCGATCCGGTGGCGGTCGCCCGCTCGCTGGCGGCGACCGGTGCCGGGGAGGCGGAGCACGCGGCGGTGATGTGCCAGGGATACCACCAGGAGACCGAGATCCTTCTCACCTGGCTCGAGTCCGAGGGGATGCGCACGGTCCTGGTCGAGGGCGAGTGGTCCCAGCCCGCACTGGCCCGTTTCGACGCCGAGCATCTCGCGGAGCGCTTCGCCCGGACCGTCCCGGCGTCCGGGGCATAG
- a CDS encoding AMP-dependent synthetase/ligase, translating into MKQFTTAPQHESRPDENTTDLLLGRLRSNPAVPIFEHAQEDGTYRPMSTADFVDEVKQVAKGLLASGLASGDVVAILSRTRYEWTLADWAVWWAGGVSVPIYETSSPSQIQWIASDTSARFALVEAARHQEDVESVRGELPALEHIGVLDDGIIEDLKARGADVSDEDLEARRTSRRLDDVATIIYTSGTTGRPKGAELTHANFVDTSRSAVNLLGQQVLPPGSRMLMFLPMAHVFARLLTVLAASWPVTTAFTADTKNLLPDLEAFKPTFLLAVPRVFEKVYNGAEAKAIAGGRGKIFAAAAESAIAYSSAQSAGAVPIALKVKHAVFDKLVYGKLRAAMGGDVGWAVSGGAPLGARLAHFFRGIGVTVLEGYGLTETTAPICVNLPWAVKPGTVGPPLPGSTVAIDENGEILVKGVMVFAGYRNNPEATAEALQDGWFRTGDLGSLDEDGALTITGRRKEVIVTAGGKNISPAQLEDQLRAHPLVSQCVVIGDQKPFVAAILTLDAEMLPTWLKNKSLPEMTLSEAAADEQVRAELQTVIDSANQSVSRAESIRAFEVIDSDFTEENGYLTPSLKLKRNVVVKDMAPVIEKIYSGSRPAS; encoded by the coding sequence ATGAAGCAGTTCACGACCGCCCCGCAGCACGAGAGCCGACCGGACGAGAACACGACCGATCTGCTCCTGGGGCGCCTTCGGTCGAATCCCGCGGTGCCGATCTTCGAGCACGCCCAGGAGGACGGCACCTACCGGCCGATGAGCACGGCCGATTTCGTCGACGAGGTCAAGCAGGTCGCCAAGGGCCTGCTCGCCTCCGGGCTCGCGAGCGGGGACGTCGTCGCGATCCTCTCCCGCACCCGGTACGAGTGGACGCTGGCCGACTGGGCCGTGTGGTGGGCCGGCGGCGTGAGCGTGCCGATCTACGAGACCTCCTCCCCCAGCCAGATCCAGTGGATCGCCTCCGACACCAGCGCCCGCTTCGCCCTCGTCGAGGCCGCCCGCCATCAGGAGGACGTCGAGTCCGTACGCGGCGAGCTGCCCGCGCTCGAGCACATCGGGGTGCTCGACGACGGCATCATCGAGGACCTCAAGGCACGCGGCGCAGACGTCAGCGACGAGGACCTGGAGGCCCGCCGCACCTCGCGCCGCCTCGACGATGTCGCCACCATCATCTACACCTCCGGCACCACGGGCCGTCCCAAGGGGGCCGAGCTCACGCACGCCAACTTCGTGGACACCTCCCGCAGCGCGGTGAACCTGCTCGGTCAGCAGGTGCTTCCCCCCGGCTCGCGGATGCTGATGTTCCTGCCGATGGCGCACGTCTTCGCCCGTCTGCTCACCGTGCTGGCCGCCTCCTGGCCGGTCACCACGGCGTTCACCGCGGACACCAAGAACCTGCTGCCCGATCTCGAGGCCTTCAAGCCCACCTTCCTGCTCGCCGTGCCACGCGTGTTCGAGAAGGTCTACAACGGCGCCGAGGCGAAGGCCATCGCCGGGGGCCGCGGGAAGATCTTCGCCGCGGCCGCCGAGAGCGCGATCGCGTACTCGTCGGCCCAGAGCGCCGGCGCCGTGCCGATCGCCCTGAAGGTCAAGCACGCGGTCTTCGACAAGCTCGTCTACGGGAAGCTGCGCGCCGCCATGGGCGGAGACGTCGGCTGGGCCGTCTCCGGTGGTGCACCGCTGGGCGCGCGTCTGGCGCACTTCTTCCGCGGCATCGGGGTCACGGTGCTGGAGGGCTACGGCCTCACCGAGACCACCGCCCCGATCTGCGTGAACCTGCCCTGGGCGGTCAAGCCGGGCACCGTCGGCCCGCCGCTGCCGGGCTCCACGGTCGCGATCGACGAGAACGGCGAGATCCTGGTCAAGGGTGTGATGGTCTTCGCGGGCTATCGCAACAATCCCGAGGCCACGGCCGAGGCGCTCCAGGACGGCTGGTTCCGCACCGGGGACCTGGGCTCGCTGGACGAGGACGGTGCGCTGACCATCACGGGGCGCCGCAAGGAGGTCATCGTGACCGCGGGCGGCAAGAACATCTCCCCCGCCCAGCTCGAGGACCAGTTGCGAGCCCATCCGCTGGTCAGCCAGTGCGTCGTGATCGGCGACCAGAAGCCCTTCGTCGCCGCGATCCTCACCCTCGATGCCGAGATGCTCCCCACCTGGCTGAAGAACAAGTCGCTGCCGGAGATGACCCTCTCCGAGGCCGCCGCGGACGAGCAGGTCCGTGCCGAGCTGCAGACGGTCATCGACTCGGCCAACCAGTCCGTCTCGCGGGCGGAGTCCATCCGCGCGTTCGAGGTCATCGACTCGGACTTCACCGAGGAGAACGGATACCTCACGCCGTCGCTGAAGCTCAAGCGCAACGTGGTGGTCAAGGACATGGCTCCGGTCATCGAGAAGATCTACTCCGGCTCCCGGCCCGCTTCCTGA
- a CDS encoding ROK family glucokinase produces the protein MLSIGVDIGGTKIAAGVVDEDGEVIAATTRSTPATDPELLEAGVADAVAELRTDHEVVGVGVGAAGFVSSDRRTVKFAANLAWREHPLADELERLTGLPVVIENDANAAGWAEYRFGAATAARHMLMVTVGTGLGGAIVLDGRLIRGSGGFAGEVAHMTAVPDGQWCGCGRKGCLEQYTAGTALVRTAKRRASAGDPLMGPLVQAAGGARKEIDGPLITRLAQQGDPGAVELIAELGSWLGIGVASISSLLDPDMIVVGGGVAAAGDLLLDPARDSYAAHLTARTHRELAPFVLAGMGNRAGIVGAADLAR, from the coding sequence ATGCTCTCCATCGGAGTGGACATCGGCGGCACGAAGATCGCGGCGGGCGTGGTCGACGAGGACGGGGAGGTCATCGCTGCGACGACGCGGAGCACGCCCGCCACGGATCCGGAACTGCTCGAGGCCGGTGTCGCCGATGCGGTGGCGGAGCTGCGCACCGACCACGAGGTCGTCGGGGTCGGTGTCGGTGCGGCGGGCTTCGTCAGCTCCGATCGCCGCACCGTGAAGTTCGCCGCGAACCTGGCCTGGCGCGAGCACCCTTTGGCCGACGAGCTGGAGCGGCTGACCGGCCTGCCGGTCGTGATCGAGAACGATGCCAACGCGGCCGGGTGGGCCGAGTACCGATTCGGGGCGGCGACGGCGGCGCGGCACATGCTGATGGTCACGGTCGGTACCGGGCTGGGCGGTGCGATCGTCCTGGACGGACGTCTGATCCGCGGCAGCGGCGGCTTCGCGGGCGAGGTGGCGCACATGACCGCGGTGCCCGACGGGCAGTGGTGCGGCTGCGGCCGCAAGGGATGTCTGGAGCAGTACACCGCGGGCACCGCCCTGGTGCGCACGGCCAAGCGCCGCGCCTCCGCGGGCGACCCGCTGATGGGGCCGCTGGTGCAGGCGGCCGGCGGAGCGCGCAAGGAGATCGACGGCCCGCTGATCACCCGTCTGGCGCAGCAGGGCGACCCCGGCGCCGTGGAGCTGATCGCAGAGCTCGGGTCGTGGTTGGGGATCGGCGTCGCCTCGATCTCCTCGCTGCTGGACCCCGACATGATCGTCGTCGGCGGCGGGGTCGCCGCGGCCGGGGACCTGCTGCTGGATCCGGCCCGCGACTCCTACGCCGCGCACCTGACCGCGCGCACGCACCGTGAGCTCGCCCCCTTCGTGCTCGCCGGCATGGGGAATCGGGCCGGAATCGTGGGCGCCGCGGACCTCGCCCGCTGA
- a CDS encoding alpha/beta hydrolase codes for MAFSELSRPWRARGHSNPRGGLLLCHGFTGTPQSIRPWAEDHAARGWAVELPLLPGHATTWQDLAAHRWQDWYHQVREAALELSARHGPIAVGGLSMGGSLALALGEDPELRGRVAALVAANPGVTLPGAAGAAGLLAPLLRTVPGIGSDVAREGAVEEAYERTPLRGVAQLRRLFSRTRDHLADVTVPLLLATSRTDHTVPPRDSDLVAAGVSGPVQRLSLPRSYHLVPLDHDAPQLFEASARFLDRHVPGPAGGAR; via the coding sequence ATGGCGTTCAGCGAACTGTCCCGCCCCTGGCGCGCGCGGGGTCACTCTAACCCGCGCGGCGGTCTGCTCCTGTGCCACGGATTCACCGGAACCCCGCAATCGATCCGCCCATGGGCGGAGGACCACGCGGCCCGCGGGTGGGCCGTCGAGCTGCCGTTGCTGCCCGGTCACGCCACCACCTGGCAGGACCTCGCCGCCCACCGATGGCAGGACTGGTACCACCAGGTGCGCGAAGCGGCGCTGGAGCTCTCCGCACGGCACGGGCCGATCGCCGTGGGCGGCCTGTCGATGGGTGGCTCGCTCGCCCTCGCCCTGGGCGAGGACCCGGAGTTGCGAGGGCGTGTCGCAGCGCTAGTGGCGGCGAACCCGGGGGTGACCCTCCCGGGGGCGGCGGGTGCCGCAGGGCTGCTCGCGCCGCTGCTGCGCACCGTGCCCGGGATCGGGTCCGACGTCGCTCGCGAGGGAGCGGTCGAGGAGGCGTACGAGCGCACGCCGCTGCGTGGCGTCGCCCAGCTGCGGCGCCTGTTCTCCCGCACGCGGGACCACCTCGCAGACGTGACGGTGCCGCTGCTGCTGGCGACCTCGCGCACCGACCACACCGTCCCGCCCCGGGACAGCGACCTCGTCGCCGCCGGGGTGAGCGGACCGGTCCAGCGCCTGTCCCTGCCGCGCAGCTATCACCTGGTCCCACTGGATCACGACGCCCCGCAGCTGTTCGAGGCCTCCGCGCGGTTCCTGGACCGGCACGTCCCCGGCCCGGCGGGAGGTGCCCGATGA
- a CDS encoding lysophospholipid acyltransferase family protein produces the protein MLYELAKPVVMGVARVLWNPTIAGTENIPDRGAVILASNHLAYSDAVFLPGQVRRTVHFLGKSDIFAGRSPLNKVVAGVMRGLHVMPVDRSGGHAASTAIEAGLTVLRAQKVLGIYPEGTRSPDGRLYRGKTGVARFALATGAPIIPVAMLGAFEAQRGRRFFPRRTPRVRAVLGEPLDAAAIARSLEGAEEAQVLRAVTDVVMDRIHELSGQERSEEYATDVKRRLRAAAQEGAEGPGPDATR, from the coding sequence GTGCTGTACGAGCTCGCCAAACCTGTCGTCATGGGCGTGGCGAGAGTGCTCTGGAACCCCACGATCGCCGGCACCGAGAACATCCCCGACCGCGGCGCGGTCATCCTGGCCTCCAATCACCTGGCCTACTCCGACGCCGTGTTCCTGCCCGGACAGGTGCGTCGGACCGTGCACTTCCTGGGCAAGTCGGATATCTTCGCCGGCCGGTCCCCGCTGAACAAGGTGGTCGCCGGGGTGATGCGCGGTCTGCACGTGATGCCGGTGGACCGCTCGGGCGGGCATGCCGCGAGCACCGCGATCGAGGCGGGACTGACGGTGCTGCGGGCCCAGAAGGTGCTCGGGATCTACCCCGAGGGCACCCGCAGCCCCGACGGTCGGCTCTACCGCGGCAAGACCGGCGTGGCGCGATTCGCCCTGGCCACCGGCGCCCCGATCATCCCTGTGGCGATGCTCGGCGCCTTCGAGGCCCAGCGTGGACGGCGCTTCTTCCCGCGGCGCACTCCCCGGGTCCGTGCCGTGCTGGGGGAGCCGCTGGACGCCGCCGCGATCGCCCGCTCGCTCGAGGGGGCGGAGGAGGCGCAGGTCCTGCGTGCCGTGACGGACGTGGTCATGGACCGCATCCACGAGCTGTCGGGGCAGGAGCGCAGCGAGGAGTACGCGACCGACGTCAAGCGACGCCTGCGGGCGGCAGCCCAGGAGGGTGCGGAGGGACCGGGGCCCGACGCGACGAGGTGA
- a CDS encoding class II 3-deoxy-7-phosphoheptulonate synthase, which produces MTQFSPDAPARAHDFTLSSADDGLAALGSWREYPRVQQPVWPDEAERARVSDDLRAAPPLVFAGEVDVLRERVAAAARGEAFLLAGGDCAETFADSTADRIRNKIRTILQMSAVLTYGASVPVVKMGRMAGQFAKPRSGDEETRDGVTLPTYRGDAVNAHAFTPQARIPDPRRLWQMYTTSASTLNLLRAFTGGGFADLREVHSWNRGFTSGAGYDRYEELAAQVDKAIRFMDAIGADFDSLKVVEFYASHEALLLDYEEALARIDSRSGEIYGCSGHFLWVGERTRQLDGAHVDFMSRLRNPIGVKLGPDASVDDALRLIDRLDPEREPGRLTFITRMGAGKIRDRLPALVEGVRDAGAEVAWVTDPMHGNTITSSNGYKTRRFEDILDEVVGFFEVHQGLGTIPAGLHMELTGDDVTEVLGGSGEIDEEGLTRRYETLVDPRLNHQQSLELAFLVAEMLSRR; this is translated from the coding sequence GTGACTCAGTTCAGCCCCGATGCCCCCGCCCGCGCCCACGACTTCACGCTGTCCTCGGCCGACGACGGCCTGGCGGCACTCGGGTCCTGGCGCGAGTATCCGCGGGTGCAGCAGCCGGTGTGGCCCGACGAGGCCGAGCGGGCCCGGGTCTCCGACGACCTGCGCGCTGCGCCGCCACTGGTGTTCGCCGGCGAGGTCGACGTGCTGCGCGAGCGCGTCGCGGCCGCGGCCCGCGGTGAGGCGTTCCTGCTCGCCGGGGGAGACTGCGCGGAGACCTTCGCCGACTCCACCGCGGATCGCATCCGCAACAAGATCCGCACCATCCTGCAGATGTCCGCCGTGCTCACCTATGGCGCCTCGGTGCCGGTGGTGAAGATGGGCCGGATGGCCGGCCAGTTCGCCAAGCCGCGCTCGGGTGACGAGGAGACCCGCGACGGCGTGACCCTGCCGACCTACCGCGGCGACGCCGTCAACGCTCACGCCTTCACCCCGCAGGCACGGATCCCGGATCCGCGCCGCCTGTGGCAGATGTACACCACCAGCGCCTCGACGTTGAACCTGCTGCGGGCCTTCACCGGCGGCGGCTTCGCCGACCTGCGCGAGGTGCACTCCTGGAACCGGGGATTCACCTCGGGCGCGGGATACGACCGCTACGAGGAGCTGGCCGCCCAGGTGGACAAGGCGATCCGCTTCATGGACGCCATCGGCGCGGACTTCGACTCCCTCAAGGTCGTCGAGTTCTACGCCTCGCACGAGGCCCTGCTGCTGGACTACGAGGAAGCGCTGGCGCGGATCGACTCCCGGAGCGGGGAGATCTACGGCTGCTCCGGCCACTTCCTGTGGGTCGGCGAGCGGACCCGGCAGCTCGACGGCGCGCACGTCGACTTCATGTCCCGCCTGCGCAACCCCATCGGGGTCAAGCTCGGGCCGGACGCCTCGGTCGACGACGCGCTGCGCCTGATCGACAGGCTCGACCCGGAGCGCGAGCCCGGGCGCCTGACGTTCATCACCCGGATGGGGGCGGGGAAGATCCGTGATCGTCTCCCGGCCCTGGTGGAGGGGGTGCGCGATGCCGGGGCGGAGGTCGCCTGGGTGACCGACCCGATGCACGGCAACACCATCACCTCCTCCAACGGGTACAAGACCCGACGTTTCGAGGACATCCTCGACGAGGTCGTCGGCTTCTTCGAGGTCCACCAGGGGCTCGGCACGATCCCCGCCGGCCTGCACATGGAGCTCACCGGCGACGACGTTACCGAGGTGCTCGGCGGCAGCGGAGAGATCGACGAGGAGGGCCTGACCCGGCGCTACGAGACCCTCGTGGACCCGCGCCTGAACCACCAGCAGTCCCTCGAGCTCGCCTTCCTGGTCGCGGAGATGCTCTCGCGCCGCTGA
- a CDS encoding PASTA domain-containing protein has protein sequence MSAATSTSPGISLLLDDRYRVEEPIARGGMATVHRGHDERLDRVVALKIMHPHLATDEDFRRRFGREARAAARLAHRNVVGVFDQGEDEDRIYLAMELVEGQTLRARVLEQGRLRIRETLEVTAQVLEALVAAHDAGIVHRDIKPENILLDQDDVVKVADFGLARAIGASNSSASATLLGTVAYISPEVVTRGHSDERSDLYSLGVVLFEMLTGRQPFLGEQPVHIAFQHVHEDIPAPSTLVSGIPRELDSLVTWAASRTVEQRPATAAELLRAVRELSRTMPAPTLDQRPVPREDDDTSDVPRPTAPLEDAVAELGSGPRVFPAGLLADAEDVFAAPLPEVDGDEDSGAQEEDDPAQDATDDGSAIEPPGSEEADEEDAAPRAVVMRAPQGRRGRHLPLGTRRRSRPVALLAALSLLATLVTGAWFGTDWYLNTGPGADRTIPVLSGTELSDAEAVLDSSGLGITTEERFDDTVPAGHVITADPGPGTTVKKGTSVEIVVSRGVETFPVPDLVGTGLESATQQVEDLGLELVEEDPEYSETVPEGEVISQSQEAEALPAGGEVHVVVSQGRQPITIPDQTGRSGEAARSALESAGFTVDASSSHSPSVPAGSVISQSPASGTGHRGDTVTLVTSLGPEMVTVPDVFRRPEAEARKTLEGAGFEVTVEHDRGEPVFGLVYEQSAAAGSELAKGSAITITVF, from the coding sequence GTGAGCGCGGCGACGTCGACTTCCCCCGGCATCAGCCTGCTCCTCGACGACCGGTATCGGGTCGAGGAGCCCATCGCGCGCGGCGGTATGGCGACGGTGCACCGCGGGCACGACGAGCGCCTCGACCGCGTCGTCGCCCTGAAGATCATGCATCCCCACCTCGCGACGGACGAGGACTTCCGGCGACGGTTCGGCCGTGAGGCGCGCGCCGCGGCCCGGCTCGCGCACCGCAATGTGGTCGGGGTCTTCGACCAGGGCGAGGACGAGGACCGCATCTATCTGGCCATGGAGCTGGTCGAGGGGCAGACGCTGCGGGCCCGCGTCCTCGAGCAGGGCCGCCTCAGGATCCGCGAGACCCTCGAGGTCACTGCGCAGGTGCTCGAGGCGCTGGTGGCGGCGCACGACGCCGGGATCGTCCACCGCGACATCAAGCCGGAGAACATCCTCCTGGACCAGGACGACGTGGTGAAGGTCGCCGACTTCGGCCTCGCCCGGGCGATCGGGGCCAGCAACTCCTCCGCGAGTGCGACGCTGCTCGGCACCGTCGCCTACATCAGCCCCGAGGTGGTCACCCGCGGGCACAGCGACGAGCGCAGCGATCTGTACTCGCTCGGCGTGGTGCTGTTCGAGATGCTCACCGGACGCCAGCCGTTCCTCGGGGAGCAGCCCGTCCACATCGCCTTCCAGCATGTCCACGAGGACATCCCGGCGCCCTCCACGTTGGTCTCCGGGATCCCCCGAGAGCTCGATTCCCTGGTCACCTGGGCGGCCTCCCGGACGGTCGAGCAGCGCCCCGCGACCGCCGCCGAGCTGCTGCGCGCGGTGCGAGAGCTCAGCCGGACCATGCCGGCCCCGACCCTCGACCAGCGTCCGGTGCCTCGTGAGGACGACGACACCTCGGACGTGCCGCGGCCGACGGCTCCGCTCGAGGACGCCGTGGCAGAGCTGGGCAGCGGACCGCGCGTCTTCCCCGCGGGACTCCTGGCCGACGCCGAGGACGTCTTCGCGGCCCCCCTGCCGGAGGTCGATGGTGACGAGGACTCCGGCGCGCAGGAGGAGGACGATCCCGCGCAGGACGCGACCGACGACGGCTCCGCCATCGAACCACCCGGGTCCGAGGAGGCGGACGAGGAGGATGCCGCGCCGCGGGCCGTGGTGATGCGGGCACCGCAGGGTCGCCGTGGTCGTCACTTGCCCCTGGGCACCCGGCGCCGCTCACGGCCGGTCGCCCTCCTCGCCGCGCTCAGTCTCCTGGCAACTCTCGTGACCGGCGCCTGGTTCGGCACCGACTGGTATCTCAACACCGGCCCCGGCGCCGATCGCACCATCCCCGTGCTCTCCGGCACCGAGCTGAGCGATGCCGAGGCGGTGCTCGACTCCTCCGGCCTCGGCATCACCACCGAAGAGAGGTTCGACGACACCGTCCCCGCCGGCCACGTCATCACGGCCGATCCCGGTCCCGGGACCACCGTCAAGAAGGGCACGAGCGTCGAGATCGTGGTCTCCCGGGGCGTCGAGACCTTCCCGGTCCCCGATCTGGTCGGTACCGGTCTGGAGTCGGCCACGCAGCAGGTCGAGGACCTGGGGCTCGAGCTCGTGGAGGAGGACCCCGAATATTCCGAGACCGTTCCGGAGGGCGAGGTGATCTCCCAGTCGCAGGAGGCCGAGGCACTGCCCGCCGGCGGCGAGGTGCACGTGGTCGTCTCCCAGGGTCGCCAGCCGATCACCATTCCTGACCAGACCGGCAGGAGCGGTGAGGCCGCCCGCAGCGCCCTGGAATCGGCCGGTTTCACCGTCGATGCCTCCTCGAGCCATTCACCCAGCGTGCCCGCCGGTTCGGTCATCTCCCAGTCACCCGCTTCCGGCACCGGCCACCGCGGGGACACCGTCACCCTGGTGACCTCGCTGGGACCCGAGATGGTGACCGTCCCCGACGTCTTCCGCCGACCGGAGGCCGAGGCGAGGAAGACCCTCGAGGGCGCCGGATTCGAGGTCACCGTCGAGCACGACCGCGGTGAGCCGGTGTTCGGCCTGGTCTACGAACAGTCCGCCGCGGCCGGGTCCGAGCTCGCGAAGGGCTCCGCGATCACCATCACGGTGTTCTGA